CTTCGGGAATTAAAACTTTCTCTCATAAAATCATACCTGGGAGAGGATGTATGAGTTCAGTGTGGTCGGGACCTGCAGAACATAGGGGAGAAAAAGCCCCCCTGCGAACCTTCCTTGCCCTGGAACTCCCCTCTGATTTTATCGATGAGATGGAGCGTGGCCTTGCCCCCTTAAAGGCGGCCCATGAAGACTTCCGGTGGACCACCCGAACCAATCTCCACCTGACCCTTGCCTTCCTGGGAAGCACGCCGGTGACGGTGGTGGACCAGCTACGGGAGGTTTTACTGCCCCTCTTGCGTGATGTGGTGCCTATATTGATTGCTGCGGAGGGTCTCCACCTATTTCCGCCCCGGCGGCCCGCCTCCGTGTTAGCCCTCGGCCTCGGTGCCGGTGGAGCCGATATTAGCCGTTTAGCCACGGCTATCGAAGAAGCGCTCCTCCCCCTTGCTCAGACGGTACCGCTTCCCGATTTCAGGCCTTCCCATCGTCCCTTTGTGCCCCATATCACGGTGGCCCGCTCCGGTCGTTTCTATATTGTGCTGAGCCCCGAGGAACGACACCTCAGAATATCAGCCCAGGGTATCGTCACGCGCTGCACCTTCTTTTCCAGTGTATTGCAACGAGGTGGTCCCGTATACACCCCCCTCTGGTGGTGGGATTTTTTAGGGAAACAGTGACGCTCCTCGGTGGCACAATAGTCCTCTTCTCTGTACAAGGGGATTCTTTTCCGGCATACTGGGGGCGCTGTTTTATATAAGGTAAGGAGGAACGATGAAACGGTATGTGGTATGGGGAGCGGTGCTGCTCCTGGCAATGGTAGGTTGTACCAAACAGGAAACCAGTGGGGACCTTTCATTAAAGAAAATAAAAGAGAAAGGTACCCTTGTTCTTGGACTAGATGATGCCTTTCCCCCTATGGGCTATCGAAACGAGCAAAATGAGATTGTCGGGTATGATATCGACCTTGCCCGGGAGGTCGCCAAGCGGCTTGGGGTTCAACTGGTACTCCAACCTATCGACTGGAACGCCAAAGAACAGGAACTTAACACCGGGAAAATCGATTGTATCTGGAATGGTTTTACCATTACCGAAGAACGGGCAAAAAACATCCTGTTTACTAAGCCGTACTTAAAGAATGCCCAGGTGGTGGTGGTTAAGAAGGATGCACCCTATCAGAAGCTAGAAGATTTAACAGGAAAGACCCTGGGCCTCCAGGCCGGGTCTTCCGCGGCGGAAGCATTGAATGCCAGTGGGGACTTTAAAAAAAGTTTGAAACAGGTTGTTGAATTTAAAGATAACCTGACGGCCCTGATGGACCTTGAAATTGGTGGGGTCGATGGGGTGTTGATGGACCGAATTGTGGCAAACGATAATATTCAGCGGTCGGGCAAGGCTTTTCGCATCATTCTTCCCGGTCTTGCAGAAGAAGAATTCGGCATAGGGTTCCGCAAGCAAGATGTAGCCCTGCGAGATGCGGTAGAACAGGCCTTGCTTGCCATGGCAAAGGATGGAAAGCTAGCCGAGATTACCACGGCCTGGTTTGGGGAAGATATTTCGATCCTGGGAAGATAACCCCTTATAAACTGTTTACTTGTTTTCAAATAAGTACTGGGCCCCCTGAAAGGGGGGCCTTGTATCGTGGAGTGAGGTGATTGTGGTTCCCCTACTCAAAACAATGCTCGAAGGCACAGGGATTTCCCTGGCTATTTTTTCTCTTACCCTCCTCTTTTCTATACCCCTTGCTCTGCCGGTGGCCCTTGCTCGCCGTTCTCATACTTTTCTTATTCGAGGTCCGGTAAGTTTCTATGTGCTTATCATGCGAGGGACACCGCTTATATTGCAACTTCTCTTTGTCTATTTTGCGCCCTATTATCTCTTTCGTCTTTCTTATGATCGCTTTATTGCGGTGATTATCGCCTTTTCCATAAATTATGCGGCCTATTTTGCAGAAATTTATCGGGGTGGCATTGATGCCATTCCCCGGGGGCAATGGGAAGCCGCCCGCAGTCTTGGTTTAACGTCGAGCCAGACCTTTTTCAAGGTGATTTTGCCTCAGGTGGTACGTCGTATTCTTCCTGCGATGGGAAATGAAGTTATTACCCTTGTAAAAGACACCGCCCTGGCTCAAACTATTGGGGTAGCCGAATTGTTTCGGGTTGCCCAGAATGCCTCTGCCCGTCAGTTTTCCACGGTTCCTATTTTTATTGCCGGGCTTTTTTATTTTGGGATGAACTGGATTGTCACGGTACTTTTTGAATGGGCTGAAAAGAAATTGGGATACTACAAAATGTGACCCAGAGAAGGGTGAAAAAAGGTAGGAAGGGGCCAGGAAGTTAAGAGGGGGATCTCACTCTTGCGATATTTTTTTCTGTTCCCCATAGCAACAAAGGGGCTGGCATTGTATAGTACTCTAGTAGGGTTAAAGTCATGGCTGACATCATTATTCGGCTGGATGTGATTGTTTTCTCCCTTTTCCTTATGCTTTTTATTTTATTTTCTATGTTCAGAACATTAGGTGCCCGAAATCTCAGGGAAAAACTGTATCTCCTTCTTGTTGTGGCGGTGGCCTGGATGCTTCTTCTGGAAATTCCTTACATTCTTGTAAATGGTAAACCCCACTGGGCCTGGCTCAATATGGTGGATAACACGGTGTATCACATGACCCAGAGTATTCCCCTGGTTCTCTATGTGCTCTTAATGGATTTTTTTGTGTTTCAAGACAAGAAACGTCTGAAAATGCTTCTCGGCTACTGGAGTCCCTTTCTCGTTGTGGTTATGGCCCTTCCGATCATCAATCTTTTTGTTCCCCTCTTTTTCGTTATTGATGAACAGGGCTTCTATCAACGACGGTTGCTGCTTCCTCTCATGTTTGGGCTGAACTATGTGCCCCTGGGGGCGGTGTTTTATTTGCTCTGGGTGCACCGGCATCGTATCGAGCGGCAGTTTTTGTTCGTCCTGTTCCTGGTACCGGTACCGGCCCTCCTGGCCAGCGTGTTTCAGTTTCTGGTGCCGGGCCTTACCCTGACCTGGCCTTTCGTGAGTCTGGGAGTCCTGGGGCTTGGCCTTTCGTTGCAACATAAACGGCTTACGGAGGATTATCTTACGGGGGCCTACAACCGGCAATATCTGGATGAGTACCTTCATGGGAAGGTGCAAAATTGTAAACCCGGGAAAACCTTTTCGGCCTTTCTTATCGATGTGGATAATTTTAAAAAGATAAACGATGAATTTGGTCACAAAATAGGTGATGAGGCCCTTATAGAAAGTGTCCGTATTTTTCGGTCCGCGGTGCGTCAGACCGATATTATTGCCCGCTACGGGGGAGATGAATTTGTTATCGTGTTTGATATATCCGACCCGGTCAGTTTACAGAATCTGGCTGCCCGGATACAGCTTGCGGCGGATCGTTTTAACGCGAGTTCCGGCCATTTTTATAACCTTACGTTTAGTATAGGGATGGGGGTCTTCGATCCCCTGGTGGATAAAAATCTCGATACCTTTATAAAGCGGATCGATCTTGATATGTATACCGTAAAACGACGGAAAAAGACCAGCATGTATATGTTTTAGCCCCTTTGTGATGATACAATGCCTCTTTGACCTTTTTCATTTCCCTCGCTATAATCCCCCTTCTAGGAGTAAACAATGGAAGTACGTGTACGCTATGCCCCTTCTCCTACGGGGCTCCAGCATATTGGAGGGGTGCGGACAGCCCTCTTTAATTACCTTTTTGCCCGTTCACAGGGGGGGAAATTCATCCTTCGTCTGGAAGATACGGACCGCACCCGCTTTGATGAGGCCTTTGTTCAAAATCTCTATGATACCTTTGCCTGGCTTGGGATCCACTGGGATGAAGGTCCCGATGTGGGCGGACCCTTTGGCCCCTATGTGCAATCGGAGCGCTTTGCCCTGTATAAAGAATACGCCGAAGAATTAGTGACCCTGGGCAAGGCCTATTACTGTTTTTGTTCGGAAGAACGGCTTGAGCGAATTCGTAAGGAACGGGAAGAATCCCATTCCAGCGAAAGCGGCTACGATCGGCACTGTCGGTCCCTGGATCCGGCAGAGGCCCAGCGCCGTGCCCGGGCCGGGGAACCCCATGTGATCCGTCTTAAGATTCCCCTGGGAGAGGTTACCCGCTTCCATGACCACCTCTTAGGCGATATCGAGTGGAAAAACGATGATGTAAATCCTGATCCGGTACTCCTCAAATCCGATGGCTTTCCTACCTACCATCTGGCGAATGTGGTAGATGATCACCTCATGGGAATAACCCATGTTTTGCGAGCCCAAGAGTGGATTCCCTCCACCCCCCTCCATGTCATCATGTATCGGGCCTTTGGCTGGGAACATCCTGAATACTGCCATTTACCCATGGTGATGGGCCAGGACGGGAAAAAACTCAGTAAGCGTCATGGGGCTACCAGCATCGACGAATTCCGTCGCCAGGGGTATCTGCCTGAGGCGCTCATCAATTATGTGGCCCTCCTTGGGGCAAGCTATGAAGAAGGAAAGGATCTGTACACCCTGGAGGAACTGGCCCGTTCCTTTAGTCTGGATAAATTGAACAAGGCCCCTGCCACCTTCGACTATAAAAAACTGGAATGGTACAACGGTCAGTATATTCGGATGAAAGGCGATGAAGACCTGGCCCGGGAAAGCCTTCCCTTCGCAAAAGAGAGCGGCCTTTTTGGCAGTCCTGGGAAGGACCCCACCGAGGCCCAATGGCAGCGATACGTGGCCGCTATGCCCCTGGTAAAAGAACGGGCTAATTACCTTCCCGAAATACCCCAGAAATTGGGGTACCTCTTTGCGGAGCCGCCCCTTCCGGCAAAGGAGGAATTTGTTCCTAAAAAAGGGGACCTGGCTACCGCGGTGGTCATGCTGGAACGGCTTCGTTCCCTCTTACCCCAGATGGTGAGCCAGAGCGAGGCCGAATCGGAAGAAATGGTAAAAACCTACTGCGAAAAAGAACAGATCAAAATGGGCGATTTGATGATGCCCCTCCGGGTTGCCATTACGGGAAGCCGGGTAAGCCCGCCCCTCTTTGGGTCCATGCGTCTCCTGGGATTGGAGGTCTGTACCCAACGATTAGAACGCTCCCTTTCGTATCTAAAAGCATAGGATTATGGGGAACTCAAAAGAGGGAGCGGAGAGCCGGAGAACGGTAAGGGCTCAGACGAAAGGATGGCCCAAAAAGGGCCTTATCACGCCTGGGGAAAAGAAAAATGGAAATCCCCAGGGTTTATTTCTGCGATGTTCTCTGTTGCCCCTTGCCGGTGGACCTGTAATCCGACTAAGTGGTGAAGCAAAAGCCCTTGTGCAGCGGTTCCCTATGGTGCTTCTTATGCTGGTAGGTCTGTGTCAGCCCTTGAGGGGGCAGGGCCTTTCGGCGACTCTGGAAGGGGAACTGAGAAAAACCGGGGCCCTTACCCGTTTTATCATGATGCCCCAGGGGCTGAGTCTACTGCCCCCCTTCCCGGATGCCCCGAGCATCGCCCAGGACCACGAAAGACTGAGGGCCCACGCCCGCCAGGAGGCCCTCTTTTACTATCCCCCCGGGACAATGCCTCCTTCTATCACGCCTTCCCAGGCGCTTCTGTTGATGGACCAGGCAGGCAGTCTTTCAAATCTCTCTTACCGGGATGCGAAAAAGGGGATAATCCGCCTCTTCAAAAAAGTGTCGGAGCAACCCTTCCCCGAGAGGTCCAGTTCCTTTGAACGAAAATTCCAGGTGGAAGATGTGGATTTTGGAACGATTCTTTTTCATGCCTCCCTTCGCTTTATGAGCCAGGACGGAATCCACCTTCGGATGGAAAACCTCTCGCCCCTCCGTTTTTTGTGGTTCCCCGCGGTCCCAGAAAGGCAGGCCCTCATCGATTTATTTTATTTGCCCTCTGAAACGGGGGTCTACATTTATACGGTGTGGAGTGTCCGGGCAATCCTTTTTCTGCCCATCGAACACCTTGTGGCGCCACCCCTGTATTATCGGGCGATGGCGCTCAAAGGATGGTTTCAGAAACACATGGAGACTGTAGAACGATGAAGATTCGAGTCATAGAGCTTCCCCTGGATTTTGGGGCAAGTCGTCGGGGCAGTGACATGGGGCCCTCGGCGATTCGCCTCGCCGGTTTACGGCAGGCCATTCAAGAGCTCGGTCATACCTGCGAAGAGGCCTTCCCCGGTATTTCGGTTCCTGCCCAGGAGTTCCTGGAAGTAGGGGATCCCCAGCTTAAATACCTGGCACCCATAGCGGAGGCCTGTGAAGAGCTGGCCCGCCGGGTAGAACAGGCGGTTCTGGAAGGGTATTTCCCCCTTGTACTTGGAGGCGATCATTCGATCGCGATTGGAACCCTGGCGGGGCTGGGAGCGGCGTATCAAAAGCAGGGGCTTCGCTGGGGTACCCTGTGGGTGGATGCCCACGGAGACTTTAACACCCCCGAGACAAGTCCTTCGGGGAACATCCATGGGATGTCCCTGGCCATCGCCTGTGGCTATGGACACCCCGATCTGGTGCATCTTCACGGGGCCTTTCGTAAACTTGATCCGGCTCATGTGGCCCTTGTGGGAGTGCGGGACCTTGATCCGGGCGAAAAACTCAACATGAAAAAGGCGGGGCTTTCTGTGTTCACCATGACCGATGTGGATCGCCTGGGAATGGCCGAAACGGTACGCCGTTTGGTTTCCTTCTTTCGGGAACGGGTGGATCGGCTCCATGTGAGTGTGGACATGGATGTGATGGATCCCATGGTGGCTCCGGGGGTGGGGATTCCCCTGGCGGGGGGCTTTACCTACCGGGAGGTATTGCTCCTGGCGGAGGAACTGGCCGCTTCTGGGCTTCTTGCTTCTGCGGAGTTGGTGGAAGTAAATCCGGTGCTGGATGTCCGAAACCAGACGGCCCATATGGCGGTGGAGATTGCCCGGCGGCTCTTGGGGGGCAGGGTGTATGAATGAAAAAGGCCCTGTTCTCCCGGTTTTGTTACATTAACAAAAGAGCCTTTCCCTGTTGCAATTATCCAAAAAAATTATAATACTGGGGATATCATCGTATGTGGAGGATGTTATGAAGCGAAGTTTCTTAATAGCTCTGGCGGTGCTCATCCTTATGGTAAGCCCTGTCGCACTCTTTGCGGCGGGACCCGGTGGTATGACCGGTCTGGGGGTCTACGGCAGTTTTGGGTCCACCGGCGGTATTTCCAGTGGAGGCGTAGGGCTTTCCCTGAAATTTTCGAGTTTCCCCGTCATAGGTTTAAAGTATGATTTTACCGCAAGCCGCTTTAATACTTCGATCGATTATTACGTGATTGATGCGGAAGGTTTAGGATCCAATTTTAGTTATTTCCTTGGGGTCGGGGGCTATTTTGGCATTGCCGGTGGAAATCAAGCGCAGTTTGATTTTGGACTCCGGATGCCCCTGGGTCTTCAGTTCTGGCCGATTAAAAAGTTTGAAATTTTCCTTTCTCCCCTCTTAGCAGTTCCCCTTTATCCTACGCCGAATGTGGGATTTGGGGTTGAACTGGGTGCCCGTATTCGATTCTAACGTTACCTTTTGTAAGGCATACAAGCTGCAGAAAGGGGGCATCATGGGCTGGCGGAACCTGGAACGGACCTGTTTGCTGGATTGTGGTTTTTTTTCAGTTTTTCAGGTCCTCCGCCAGCGGGAAAATCAGCCGCCAGCCCCCTTTTATCTGCTCGATGCCCCCGATTGGGCAGGGGTTATCCCCGTGGTGACCACCGAAAGGGGGCGGAGCCTGGTGATGGTCCGACAGTTTCGCCATGGTCTGGCAAAACGGTGTATCGAATTCCCGGGGGGTATTATCAGCCCCGGCGAAGATCCGGTAAAGGCCATAACCCGGGAACTCCTGGAAGAAACAGGATACATGCCTGAACTGGTAGTTCCTATTGGGAGTTTATCCCCTAATCCTGCCTTTATGACCAATTCTTTTCATGCCTTTATTGCAGAGGATTGTAAAAAAGTTGCCGAACCACGTCTCGATGAACACGAGGACATTGAAGTAGTCCTGGTTCCCGAAGAAGAGGCTATCAACCTTGTCGGTGGAGAAGATATGGGGCACGCCCTTATGGTGGCGGCCCTTTTTTTGTATTACCGCTATATGGGAAAATGTATGTAATAGAATCCCTAAAAAACTCCATATGGGATTTTTAGGTTTTAATCTCGGGCAAGAACGTTCTAAATTTACCCTCAGAGTATATGTGATGTGGCTAACTAAGGTGTGGCAGCATATTACAAGTATGGGGGTAAGGTATGCGGGCCTCTTATCTAAAAAAGATGATTCTGGGGTATGCCATTTTAATGATGGTTTCCGCTACGGTAGGATCGGATGATTTTGTTGTTTCTGTGACACCCCTTCTTTCAATTCCTGTGGGTCCCTCTATTGAAGGTGAAAATTTACAACTCTTTTCTGTAGGGGGAGGGGTGGGGATAAAGGGAGATTTCATCCCTTCCTTTGCTCCTTTCTTGTATGGGAGACTTTCAGGAGAAATGTGGCTTAGCCCTTTGAATAAGGCAGATAGTAGCCTGACTTTTATTTTTGGAGGGGGCAACGGTGGCCTTTATTATAACATCCTTCCATGGCTTGCAGTAAAAATGGGAGGCGGTGGGGGAATGTACCTTGCCCTTTCTGATTTTGGGATGGTACGGAATCCCTACGCAGAAGGAGGTCTAGAACTTGATTTTCGTTTAGGCCCTGCCCTTACCCTGCGGTTGGGAGGAACGTACAAATATTTGTTTACCCCCACTGTTCCTTTGTACGAAGGTTTTACTGCGCAGGTGGGGATCTCCTATGATTTAAAGGGTTCTAAAAAAGGAAGGGACCTCCAGATAGATCATACCTTAAAACCTGTTTTTCCTCTTTTTTATTCCCATTACGATAAAAACCCTATAGGAGAAATCATCCTCATAAACAAGGAAACGCTTCCCTTGGAAAAAGTAAAAGTCTCCTTTTATGTAAAACAGTACATGGATACCCCTCGTTCGTGTTCAGAGATAAAGATGCTACCGGCGGGAGGAAAGGAAAGGCTACCACTCTTTGCACTCTTTAACGATTCTATTTTTAAGGTTACGGAAGGTACAAAGGTCGCAGGGGAAATCATAGTGGAATACCTGTATATAGGTAGTGAAAGAAAAATAGCTCTTCCTGTGACGGTGCAAATCTATAATCGCAATGCGCTTACCTGGGATGATGACCGAAAGGTGGCTGCGTTTATTACCGCTAAAGATCCCGTGGTGCAACGTTTTGCCAAGAATGTGATTGCCAGTACTCAGAAAGAAGTTTTTCCTATTATCTCTGAAAATTTTAGAAATGCTTTTGCCCTTTTTCAGGCCCTATCGGCCCATAATATGAGTTATTCGGTGGATCCCCAAACACCGTATCATGCCTATTCGAATACCGAAGAAAAAATAGATTACTTGCAATTTCCTGTTCAAACGTTAGCCTATCGGGCAGGCGATTGTGATGATCTCTCGGTATTGTATGCATCGCTTCTTGAATCAGTAGGAATTCCCACCGCCCTTATTACCATTCCAGGTCATATATATGTGGCTTTTGATTGTGGCCTGTCTCCGGAAAAGGCAGAAAAACTTTTTGATATTCAAAATGACGTACTCATTCGTGATAATACGGTATGGATTCCTGTAGAAATCACTCTCATAAAGGAAGGTTTTGTACGTTCCTGGCGCATAGGGCTACAAGAGTGGGCGGAAGCAAAACAAGCGGGTACTGAGGGGTTCTATCTCGTACGGGATGCATGGAAAATATATGAACCGATAGGCTTCTTAGAAGGAAGCACGGCTATTCCCTTCCCTTCCTCCGAGGAGGTTGTAGAAAAATGTAAAAAGGAAGTTTTAAGGTTTTTCGAGATGTACGTAAAAGAAAGGGTCCTTGTTATCCAGAAAGAAGGGGAGCGGTCAAAGCTGCAAGCAGAACAAATTGCTAATCGCAAGGGAATTGTGTATGCCCAATTTGGGTTCCTGGATAAAGCGATAGAACAATTTAAATTAGCATCTCAAAAGGGAAACTATCCGCCGGCTCTGACGAATTTAGGAAATGTTATGTATTTAAAAGGGGATATGGAAGGGGCTTTACAGCAATACCAGGCGGCTCTCAGGGTAATGCCCGATTCTGTTCCTGCCTTGCTGGGGGCTGCTCGGTGTTTTTACAGTTTAGGGGCCCTTTCTCAGACAAATGAAATTATTTCAAAAATAAAAAAAATAAATCCCAATCTATCGCTTTCTGTTGAGTTAGCGGATGCGACGGTACCTAAGATTCGTGCTTCGGAATCTTTTAATGCTATGGAGGGGCAACTATGGGACGAATAAAATATTGGTCCTTGGTGGTTGGTTTGGAAGTATGGGGCGCGCTCATTCTGTTAGGATCCTGTATGGACAGCGCGGTGGATATTGTAAAGGCCGCCACGATAGAGGTGATGAAAGCCCATGATCGGTATCTCAAAGTTTTAAAGATATCTCCTGATGCGAATGAGCAAGGGGTAAATCCGGGATGTCGTATTCGAGTTGTTTTTGATAGACCCCTTGATATGGAATCGGTATCATCTTCTACGGTGGAAGTAACTAAAGGAAATTATGAAGCGGTTATCTGGAGTGGGACCTTCGATGTAAAGACCAATACCCTTGATATTAAGCCCCAGAGTCTTCTGACTGAAGCGTCCTCCTATTATGTAACCCTGAGGGGAATAAAAGGGACCGATGGAAGTTCCTTGCTCAGTGAAATATCCTGGTCTTTTACAACCGGGGTGGGCCCTTCGGGTCAAGTCAAGGTAAAAAGCAGTAACCTAGAGAGCACAGATGGCTTTACGAACACTACGGGAGTGCAGATTACTATTAGTAGCCCAAACAGCCTGGCTCAGGAATTTACGGTAGCGGGGACGGCGGATGCTCTGAGTAATCCTGAAACTAATGCCGCTTCCTGGACATGGAAACAAATAACTGAAACATGGAATTTTACCTTAGCAGGACAGGAAGAAGGGCGCCAGTATGTGTATGTGATCCTGCGACGCCCTGAACCGCTTCAGTATAGTGCAATACTTATTGGAGATATTGTATATGATAAGACAGCGCCTTCAGCGCCCACGGTAAGTGGGATCACGCCGACCAATAATAAGAAGCCTACCTGGACATGGTCGAGCGGTGGGGGAGGGGGCAGTGGAGTATATCGATATCAATTGGACTCCACCAGCGGGAGTTGGACTCAAACAACAGCGCTCTCCTTTAGTCCTAGTACTGATTTGACAGATGGTAGTCATATTCTGTATGTACAAGAACGGGATGCGGCGGGAAACTGGTCGAACAGTGGATCAAAGACCGTAGTGGTGGACACAGTACCGCCCGCAGCGCCCACGGTAAGTGGGACTAGTCCGACCACGAACCGTCGGCCTACCTGGACATGGTCGAGCGGTGGCGGAGGAAATGGCCAGTTCCGGTATTATTTATATGCTCCCCTGACCCCCGAGGGATATTCTGCCTGGAGCAGCGGCACCTCTTATACTCCCTCTACGGATTTAGCGGATGGCACATATACTGTGGGGGTGCAAGAAAAGGATGAGGCGGGGAATTTGTCTTCTATGACTCTTAAGAGTATCAGCGTAAATGGGGTCCCCAATCCGCCAGTATTTACTGGCCCGGACACGGTAACCCTTTCCCAAACCCCCACCTGGTCCTGGCAATCCGGGGGATTCGGAATCGGGGTGTTCCGATACTATTGGAATGGAAGCTGGTCGGCGGATACCACTGCCACCTCGTATACCCCTTCTACTCTGGCGGATGGCACCTATACCTTAGAGGTTAAAGAAAAGGATGCAAACGGGGACTGGTCCAGTACGAGCAGTCGGACGGTTGTGGTGACTTCCGTCATTCCCTATGATGGGCAAACGTACGTGAGTACGTTTAATTTAACCCTTAAATGGCGAGGGATTGCAGTTGGATACACCTATACCATTCAAATATACGATAACAGTAGTAGTAGTTGGATTAGTTTGGGAAGTACCACCAATACGTATTATCCGGTAGACTTTACTTCGAATACTTTGTATTGCTGGAGAGTCAAAGCTACAAAAGTGGGAACCGTCACTTATATTCCAAGTGAGACGGGAGCTAAATTCTGGACTGGTAAATGAAAAAGTTTGCTCGAAAGGAGGCCGGAATGGGAATAAAAAAACTCTTCTTCCTGGTAGGGTTTATGGGTTTCTTCCCCGTGCTCATGTTCCTCACGGCGCAACAAGGGGTGGAGATCGTATGGGTCGAAGGAAAGGTTGAAGAACAGCAACAAGGAAACAAATGGACCTTTATAGAAGAAGGCACCACCGTACTTCCTACGGCGATTCTGAGGCTTTCCAGGGATACCCTGGTGGAACTTCGGTATGGACCTCTTCATATGAGGTTACGAAAACCCGGTGTATATAATCTGGCGGAGATTATTAGTTCCACTCGGGAAGCTCAGAAAAATTCTACGGGCCCTGGGATGATGGTGGAAAAGATTGCTCGACTTGTAGGAAAAGATACGACTTCTCCCGTTATTACTACCACCGCAGGCGCCAGAGGAGCAAGCGCGCAAGATAGTTCTCTCCTTGAAACAATGTGTTGGGATGAAGGAGAAAGAACAGAGGGTATAAAGGAAAAAGAAGATCCTTTCTTGTATATCCTTTCCCTTTATGCAGAAGGGGATTATCCTGCCGTAGTCAAAGGCGCCCAAGCAATAAAACAAAGGGGAACGGTT
The window above is part of the Treponema sp. J25 genome. Proteins encoded here:
- the thpR gene encoding RNA 2',3'-cyclic phosphodiesterase, which codes for MSSVWSGPAEHRGEKAPLRTFLALELPSDFIDEMERGLAPLKAAHEDFRWTTRTNLHLTLAFLGSTPVTVVDQLREVLLPLLRDVVPILIAAEGLHLFPPRRPASVLALGLGAGGADISRLATAIEEALLPLAQTVPLPDFRPSHRPFVPHITVARSGRFYIVLSPEERHLRISAQGIVTRCTFFSSVLQRGGPVYTPLWWWDFLGKQ
- a CDS encoding amino acid ABC transporter substrate-binding protein translates to MKRYVVWGAVLLLAMVGCTKQETSGDLSLKKIKEKGTLVLGLDDAFPPMGYRNEQNEIVGYDIDLAREVAKRLGVQLVLQPIDWNAKEQELNTGKIDCIWNGFTITEERAKNILFTKPYLKNAQVVVVKKDAPYQKLEDLTGKTLGLQAGSSAAEALNASGDFKKSLKQVVEFKDNLTALMDLEIGGVDGVLMDRIVANDNIQRSGKAFRIILPGLAEEEFGIGFRKQDVALRDAVEQALLAMAKDGKLAEITTAWFGEDISILGR
- a CDS encoding DUF6675 family protein; the protein is MGNSKEGAESRRTVRAQTKGWPKKGLITPGEKKNGNPQGLFLRCSLLPLAGGPVIRLSGEAKALVQRFPMVLLMLVGLCQPLRGQGLSATLEGELRKTGALTRFIMMPQGLSLLPPFPDAPSIAQDHERLRAHARQEALFYYPPGTMPPSITPSQALLLMDQAGSLSNLSYRDAKKGIIRLFKKVSEQPFPERSSSFERKFQVEDVDFGTILFHASLRFMSQDGIHLRMENLSPLRFLWFPAVPERQALIDLFYLPSETGVYIYTVWSVRAILFLPIEHLVAPPLYYRAMALKGWFQKHMETVER
- the rocF gene encoding arginase produces the protein MKIRVIELPLDFGASRRGSDMGPSAIRLAGLRQAIQELGHTCEEAFPGISVPAQEFLEVGDPQLKYLAPIAEACEELARRVEQAVLEGYFPLVLGGDHSIAIGTLAGLGAAYQKQGLRWGTLWVDAHGDFNTPETSPSGNIHGMSLAIACGYGHPDLVHLHGAFRKLDPAHVALVGVRDLDPGEKLNMKKAGLSVFTMTDVDRLGMAETVRRLVSFFRERVDRLHVSVDMDVMDPMVAPGVGIPLAGGFTYREVLLLAEELAASGLLASAELVEVNPVLDVRNQTAHMAVEIARRLLGGRVYE
- the gltX gene encoding glutamate--tRNA ligase; amino-acid sequence: MEVRVRYAPSPTGLQHIGGVRTALFNYLFARSQGGKFILRLEDTDRTRFDEAFVQNLYDTFAWLGIHWDEGPDVGGPFGPYVQSERFALYKEYAEELVTLGKAYYCFCSEERLERIRKEREESHSSESGYDRHCRSLDPAEAQRRARAGEPHVIRLKIPLGEVTRFHDHLLGDIEWKNDDVNPDPVLLKSDGFPTYHLANVVDDHLMGITHVLRAQEWIPSTPLHVIMYRAFGWEHPEYCHLPMVMGQDGKKLSKRHGATSIDEFRRQGYLPEALINYVALLGASYEEGKDLYTLEELARSFSLDKLNKAPATFDYKKLEWYNGQYIRMKGDEDLARESLPFAKESGLFGSPGKDPTEAQWQRYVAAMPLVKERANYLPEIPQKLGYLFAEPPLPAKEEFVPKKGDLATAVVMLERLRSLLPQMVSQSEAESEEMVKTYCEKEQIKMGDLMMPLRVAITGSRVSPPLFGSMRLLGLEVCTQRLERSLSYLKA
- a CDS encoding GGDEF domain-containing protein gives rise to the protein MADIIIRLDVIVFSLFLMLFILFSMFRTLGARNLREKLYLLLVVAVAWMLLLEIPYILVNGKPHWAWLNMVDNTVYHMTQSIPLVLYVLLMDFFVFQDKKRLKMLLGYWSPFLVVVMALPIINLFVPLFFVIDEQGFYQRRLLLPLMFGLNYVPLGAVFYLLWVHRHRIERQFLFVLFLVPVPALLASVFQFLVPGLTLTWPFVSLGVLGLGLSLQHKRLTEDYLTGAYNRQYLDEYLHGKVQNCKPGKTFSAFLIDVDNFKKINDEFGHKIGDEALIESVRIFRSAVRQTDIIARYGGDEFVIVFDISDPVSLQNLAARIQLAADRFNASSGHFYNLTFSIGMGVFDPLVDKNLDTFIKRIDLDMYTVKRRKKTSMYMF
- a CDS encoding amino acid ABC transporter permease — translated: MVPLLKTMLEGTGISLAIFSLTLLFSIPLALPVALARRSHTFLIRGPVSFYVLIMRGTPLILQLLFVYFAPYYLFRLSYDRFIAVIIAFSINYAAYFAEIYRGGIDAIPRGQWEAARSLGLTSSQTFFKVILPQVVRRILPAMGNEVITLVKDTALAQTIGVAELFRVAQNASARQFSTVPIFIAGLFYFGMNWIVTVLFEWAEKKLGYYKM
- a CDS encoding NUDIX hydrolase, with product MGWRNLERTCLLDCGFFSVFQVLRQRENQPPAPFYLLDAPDWAGVIPVVTTERGRSLVMVRQFRHGLAKRCIEFPGGIISPGEDPVKAITRELLEETGYMPELVVPIGSLSPNPAFMTNSFHAFIAEDCKKVAEPRLDEHEDIEVVLVPEEEAINLVGGEDMGHALMVAALFLYYRYMGKCM